A window of Exiguobacterium sp. FSL W8-0210 genomic DNA:
GCGGGGTATAGTCAAAAGCGCATCATGATAAGGAGGAATCGACATGCAACTCGGATGGATCGGTTTAGGACATATGGGTGTACCGATGGCAAAACGTTTAATTGATGGTGGTCATGATTTGCTCGTCTATAATCGGACGTATGAAAAGACAGCTCCGCTGACTGAACGAGGAGCAATAGCTGTTAAAGAAGCACAGGACGTCGTGCGTCAAAGCGATATCATCTTCGTCATGCTAGCGGACGGACCTGCCGTCGCGTCCGTTCTCGAAAGTATCCAAGAGAACCTCACCGGTAAGACAATCGTTAACTTAAGTACAATCTCACCGGAAGAAACGAAGGAGATGGCTCGTCTCGTCGAAAAGAATGGCGGGACGTATCTGGAATCGCCTGTCTCAGGCTCCGTTCCGGTCGCAGAAAACGGTCAGCTCGTCCTGCTTGCCGGTGGTGACGCGAACGTCGTCGCGACTTGTCAGCCGTATCTTGAGCTACTTGGCAAGGAAACGATTCATTTTGGACCACATGGCTCAGGCAGTGCGGCGAAACTCGCCATCAATTTATTGCTCGCAGTCGTCGGTCAAGGGGTCGCGGAAACATTACTGCTTGGGGAAGGTGCCGGGCTCGAAAAAGAGAAGCTGATCCAGATGATCAGTGCTTCCGGGATGAACACTCCCCTCTTCAGCGGTAAACGTGACATGTACCGGAAGAACGACTTCCCGTCTGCTTTCCCGCTCCGTCTGATGGCAAAGGATCTTGGACTCATCACGGCAGAAGCGAGACGCCAACAGCTTGAGCTACCCCTTGCGCAAGCAACGGACGCTAGCTACACTAATGCGAAACCCGCTTACGGCGACGCGGACATGGCTGCGATCTATCTTGCGTTACAGGAAAAATAATGAAAAGGGTGATACCTCTCTTGCGAGAAGCGTCACCCTTTTGTGATGTTTTATTTCAGTGACGTGACGATCCCCATCATCTGATCACTCGTCATCAACGCTTTCGAGTTAAACTGATACGCCCGCTGGAGTTGCGTCAAGTTCGTCATCTCAAGCGCCATATCGACGTTCGATGTCTCAAGCCGACCGACCGTCAACGGATTCCCTGTCGCATTCTGGTATTGTCCGGTTGCTGTGAACAAGCCACCCCCGACTTCCGTCAGCTCTCCGTAGTTCGGGATGTTCGCGACACCCACTCGAGCGAGGACACGACGATCCCCGTTTAAGATGCCGGTGATGTTGCCGTCCTTGT
This region includes:
- a CDS encoding NAD(P)-dependent oxidoreductase, whose translation is MQLGWIGLGHMGVPMAKRLIDGGHDLLVYNRTYEKTAPLTERGAIAVKEAQDVVRQSDIIFVMLADGPAVASVLESIQENLTGKTIVNLSTISPEETKEMARLVEKNGGTYLESPVSGSVPVAENGQLVLLAGGDANVVATCQPYLELLGKETIHFGPHGSGSAAKLAINLLLAVVGQGVAETLLLGEGAGLEKEKLIQMISASGMNTPLFSGKRDMYRKNDFPSAFPLRLMAKDLGLITAEARRQQLELPLAQATDASYTNAKPAYGDADMAAIYLALQEK